One Brassica napus cultivar Da-Ae chromosome C2, Da-Ae, whole genome shotgun sequence DNA window includes the following coding sequences:
- the LOC106448810 gene encoding uncharacterized protein LOC106448810 has product MFSSIIFPRFGVPRLVISDGGTHFINKAFQGLLKKYGVKHKVATAYHPQTSGQVEVSNREVKNILQKTVNTSCKDWSLKLDDALWAYRTTYKTPLGTTPYHLVYGKACHLPFELEYKAAWAVKLLNFDIKPSTERHMIQVHKLEEIRHLAYDSSKIYKEKTKAYHDKRINARRFEPNDKVLLFNSRLRLFPGKLKSRWSGPFTFKEVCPYGAVVLLDRKGDEFVVNGQRIKHYLADSTIAEGEEIPLSDPPST; this is encoded by the coding sequence ATGTTCAGCTCCATCATCTTTCCAAGATTTGGGGTGCCTAGATTGGTCATTAGCGATGGCGGaacacacttcatcaacaaggcaTTTCAGGGCCTGTTAAAGAAATATGGGGTGAAACACAAGGTGGCTACCGCTTATCACCCCCAGACGAGTGGACAGGTTGAAGTTTCCAACAGGGAAGTCAAGAACATTCTACAGAAAACTGTCAATACCTCGTGCAAGGACTGGTCGCTTAAGCTGGACGATGCTCTCTGGGCCTACAGAACAACCTACAAAACGCCGCTAGGAACCACCCCCTATCACCTGGTCTACGGTAAGGCTTGTCATCTTCCTTTCGAGCTCGAATACAAGGCTGCATGGGCGGTCAAGTTACTGAATTTCGACATCAAGCCATCAACTGAAAGGCACATGATCCAAGTCCATAAGCTGGAAGAGATAAGGCACCTCGCCTATGACAGTTCCAAAATTTATAAGGAGAAGACGAAAGCCTACCATGACAAGCGAATCAATGCCAGACGTTTCGAACCAAACGATAAGGTCTTGCTCTTCAACTCCAGACTTAGGTTGTTCCCAGGCAAGCTGAAATCTAGATGGTCCGGACCCTTCACCTTCAAGGAAGTCTGCCCTTACGGAGCTGTTGTGTTGCTGGACAGAAAGGGAGACGAGTTCGTCGTCAATGGTCAGCGCATCAAGCATTACCTTGCTGACTCCACTATCGCAGAGGGTGAAGAAATTCCCCTAAGCGATCCCCCATCAACCTGA